From a region of the Castanea sativa cultivar Marrone di Chiusa Pesio chromosome 10, ASM4071231v1 genome:
- the LOC142613057 gene encoding protein PHOSPHATE-INDUCED 1-like: protein MASLVSTHLLLQLVLVFSFFHFNLAARRLADSSETQQPLLFQYHNGPLLTGKISINLIWYGKFKPSQRAIISDFIASLSTSTPTKAQPSVATWWKTTDKYYHLVNSKKPSTLGLSVGTQIIDETYSLGKSLSNQQIEELASKGAQKNAINVVLTSDDVAVEGFCMSKCGTHGSLKDASVQGKSYKFAYIWVGNSETQCPGQCAWPFHQPIYGPQSPPLVAPNNDVGLDGMVINLASLLAGTTTNPFGNGYFQGPKYAPLEAASACPGVYGKGAYPGYAGDLLVDPATGASYNANGANGRKYLLPALIDPSTQTCSTLV from the coding sequence ATGGCTTCTTTAGTTTCCACACATCTATTACTACAGCTAGTTCTAGTATTCTCTTTCTTCCATTTCAACTTGGCAGCAAGGAGACTTGCTGATTCATCTGAAACCCAACAACCATTACTCTTCCAATACCACAATGGTCCTCTTCTCACtggaaaaatctccattaatCTCATCTGGTATGGCAAATTCAAGCCCTCTCAAAGAGCTATTATCTCAGATTTCATTGCCTCCCTTTCTACTTCCACACCCACAAAAGCTCAACCATCTGTTGCCACCTGGTGGAAAACCACAGATAAATACTACCACCTAGTCAACTCTAAAAAGCCCTCCACTCTTGGTCTCTCAGTAGGTACACAGATCATTGATGAGACTTACTCCTTAGGCAAATCACTCTCAAATCAGCAAATAGAAGAGCTGGCATCAAAGGGTGCCCAGAAAAATGCTATCAACGTTGTTTTGACATCAGATGATGTGGCAGTTGAAGGCTTTTGTATGAGCAAGTGTGGAACCCATGGATCTCTAAAGGATGCATCTGTTCAAGGCAAAAGCTACAAGTTTGCTTACATTTGGGTTGGCAATTCGGAGACTCAATGCCCAGGCCAATGCGCTTGGCCATTCCACCAGCCCATCTATGGACCCCAGAGCCCACCCCTGGTTGCACCCAACAACGATGTGGGTCTGGATGGTATGGTCATCAACCTGGCTAGTCTCTTAGCTGGTACAACTACCAACCCATTTGGAAATGGCTACTTCCAAGGACCAAAGTACGCACCATTAGAGGCTGCGTCGGCTTGTCCTGGTGTGTATGGCAAGGGGGCTTACCCTGGTTATGCTGGGGACCTTTTGGTGGACCCTGCGACTGGTGCTAGCTATAATGCAAATGGTGCAAATGGAAGGAAGTACTTACTTCCTGCACTCATTGACCCATCAACCCAAACATGTTCAACTCTAGTCTGA
- the LOC142612606 gene encoding protein PHOSPHATE-INDUCED 1-like, with product MASLVSTHLLLQLVLVFPLFHFNLAARRLADSAETQQPLLFQYHNGPLLTGKISINLIWYGKFKPSQRAIISDFIASLSTSTPTKAQPSVATWWKTTDKYYQLSNSKKPSTLVLSMGTQIIDETYSLGKSLSNQQIKQLASKGAQANAINVVLTSDDVAVEGFCMSKCGTHGSLKAASVQGKSYKFAYIWVGNSETQCPGQCAWPFHQPIYGPQSSPLVAPNNDVGLDGMVINLASLLAGTTTNPFGNGYFQGPKDAPLEAASACPGVYGKGAYPGYAGDLLVDPATGASYNANGANGRKYLVPALFDPSSQTCSTLV from the coding sequence ATGGCTTCTTTAGTTTCCACGCATCTATTACTACAACTAGTTCTAGTATTCCCTCTCTTTCATTTCAACTTGGCAGCAAGGAGACTTGCTGATTCAGCTGAAACCCAACAACCATTACTCTTCCAATACCACAATGGTCCTCTTCTCACCggaaaaatctccattaatCTCATCTGGTATGGCAAATTCAAGCCCTCACAAAGAGCTATTATCTCAGATTTCATTGCCTCCCTTTCTACTTCCACACCCACAAAAGCTCAACCCTCTGTCGCAACCTGGTGGAAAACCACTGATAAATACTACCAACTCAGCAACTCAAAGAAGCCCTCCACTCTTGTACTCTCAATGGGTACCCAGATCATTGATGAGACTTACTCCTTAGGCAAATCACTCTCAAATCAGCAAATAAAACAGTTGGCATCAAAGGGTGCCCAGGCAAATGCAATCAACGTGGTTTTGACATCAGATGATGTGGCAGTTGAAGGCTTTTGTATGAGCAAGTGTGGAACCCATGGATCTCTGAAGGCAGCATCTGTTCAAGGCAAAAGCTACAAGTTTGCTTACATTTGGGTTGGCAATTCGGAGACTCAATGCCCAGGCCAATGCGCGTGGCCATTCCACCAGCCCATCTATGGACCCCAGAGCTCACCCCTAGTTGCACCCAACAACGATGTGGGTTTGGACGGTATGGTCATCAACCTGGCTAGCCTCTTGGCTGGTACAACTACAAACCCATTTGGAAATGGCTACTTCCAAGGACCAAAGGACGCACCATTAGAGGCTGCGTCTGCTTGTCCTGGTGTGTATGGCAAGGGGGCTTACCCTGGTTATGCTGGGGACCTTTTGGTGGACCCTGCGACTGGTGCTAGCTATAATGCAAATGGTGCTAATGGAAGGAAATACTTGGTCCCAGCACTGTTTGACCCATCTTCCCAAACATGTTCAACTCTTGTATAA